The following are encoded together in the Zingiber officinale cultivar Zhangliang chromosome 8A, Zo_v1.1, whole genome shotgun sequence genome:
- the LOC122012358 gene encoding probable pectate lyase 8, which yields MAGGSRSIAAPLLLLLLLGLIVLLGGGTVGRIRIGSERSSDSRSDHTSRRSLREATRNPREAAASIEERAKTKTAEAAVDYPDEVASTVIMSIRNNTARRSLAYLSCGTGNPIDDCWRCDPDWHNNRKRLADCGIGFGRNAIGGRDGNFYVVTDSGDDDPVNPRPGTLRYAVIQDEPLWITFKQDMVITLKEELIMNSFKTIDGRGRNVHIANGACITIQYISNVIIHGLHIHDCKPTGNAMVRSSPSHYGWRTMADGDAISIFGSSHVWVDHCSLSNCADGLVDAVMGSTAITVSNSYFTHHNEVMLLGHSDSYERDKSMQVTIAFNHFGEGLIQRMPRCRHGYFHVVNNDYTHWEMYAIGGSANPTINSQGNRYLAPSNPFAKEVTKRVDTDESTWKDWNWRSEGDLLLNGAFFTPSGAGASVSYSRASSLGARSSSLVGTLTSNAGVLACQEGTQC from the exons ATGGCGGGGGGTTCAAGGTCGATTGCAGCTCCTCTGCTGCTGTTGCTGCTCCTAGGGCTCATAGTGCTATTGGGCGGGGGAACAGTGGGGCGGATTCGGATTGGAAGCGAGAGGTCGTCGGATTCGAG GAGCGACCACACTTCTCGGAGGAGCTTGAGGGAGGCGACACGCAATCCGAGGGAGGCTGCTGCTTCCATCGAAGAGAG GGCTAAAACCAAAACTGCAGAAGCCGCAGTTGATTACCCTGACGAGGTTGCTTCTACTGTCATCAT GTCCATAAGAAACAACACAGCTCGCAGGTCTCTTGCTTACCTGTCATGTGGCACAGGCAACCCAATTGATGATTGCTGGCGGTGTGATCCTGACTGGCACAACAATCGGAAAAGACTTGCTGATTGTGGGATTGGCTTTGGTCGAAATGCCATTGGTGGCCGGGATGGAAATTTCTATGTGGTGACCGACTCTGGCGATGATGATCCTGTGAATCCACGGCCAGGAACACTCAGATATGCAGTCATCCAGGATGAACCCCTCTGGATCACTTTTAAGCAGGACATGGTGATCACACTCAAGGAGGAGCTTATCATGAACAGTTTTAAGACAATTGATGGACGTGGTAGAAATGTCCACATTGCCAACGGAGCTTGCATTACCATCCAATATATCTCCAATGTCATCATCCATGGGCTCCACATCCATGACTGCAAACCCACTGGAAATGCTATGGTTCGCAGTTCTCCTTCCCATTATGGATGGAGAACCATGGCTGATGGGGATGCAATTTCCATCTTTGGTTCTAGCCATGTCTGGGTGGACCATTGCTCTCTGTCCAACTGTGCGGATGGACTTGTTGATGCGGTAATGGGCTCTACTGCTATTACAGTCTCCAACAGTTATTTCACCCACCACAATGAG GTTATGCTTTTGGGCCACAGTGATTCTTATGAAAGGGACAAATCTATGCAAGTTACAATTGCATTTAACCATTTTGGCGAGGGACTCATTCAGAGAATGCCCAG GTGCAGGCATGGTTACTTTCATGTGGTTAACAACGATTATACACACTGGGAAATGTATGCCATTGGTGGGAGTGCTAATCCAACCATCAACAGCCAGGGCAACCGATATCTTGCCCCTTCTAATCCATTTGCAAAAGAG GTAACCAAGAGAGTGGACACAGACGAAAGCACATGGAAGGACTGGAATTGGAGGTCAGAAGGTGACCTGCTGCTAAATGGTGCTTTTTTCACCCCCTCTGGTGCAGGTGCTTCAGTTAGCTACTCAAGAGCGTCCAGTCTCGGAGCTAGGTCTTCTTCTCTGGTTGGCACATTGACTTCTAATGCTGGAGTTCTTGCGTGCCAAGAAGGGACCCAATGCTAA
- the LOC122011515 gene encoding dehydration-responsive element-binding protein 2C-like translates to MRSEENPKKQRKCCLLRQSRKGCMKGKGGPENQTCPFRGVRQRTWGKWVAEIREPNRGARLWLGTFPSALEAAQTYDNAARTLYGDCARLNLHAPSPPLPKLERTYLSATCSTEDASASESVASFPGIPGSSAGYFCGGELDDLDDYVTRLPKAGNFGLEAFVPLFDDDSVGWSEVESVPELMNSDEMQLSWCS, encoded by the coding sequence ATGAGGTCGGAGGAGAACCCTAAGAAGCAGAGGAAATGCTGCTTGCTGAGGCAGTCGAGGAAGGGCTGCATGAAGGGGAAGGGCGGTCCGGAGAACCAGACCTGCCCCTTCCGAGGCGTGCGCCAGCGGACTTGGGGCAAGTGGGTGGCCGAGATCCGCGAGCCCAACCGCGGCGCCCGCCTCTGGCTCGGCACCTTTCCCTCCGCCCTCGAGGCGGCCCAGACCTACGACAACGCCGCCCGCACCCTCTACGGCGACTGCGCCCGCCTCAACCTCCACGCTCCGTCTCCGCCCCTCCCCAAGTTAGAGCGCACCTACTTGTCCGCCACTTGTTCGACGGAAGACGCCAGCGCCAGCGAGTCGGTGGCGAGCTTCCCTGGGATCCCTGGATCGTCGGCGGGCTATTTCTGCGGCGGGGAGTTGGACGACTTGGACGATTACGTGACGAGGTTACCTAAAGCAGGGAACTTTGGACTCGAAGCTTTCGTTCCGCTCTTCGATGACGACAGCGTTGGGTGGTCGGAGGTAGAGTCTGTGCCGGAATTGATGAACTCTGACGAAATGCAATTGTCTTGGTGTTCTTGA